From Brassica oleracea var. oleracea cultivar TO1000 chromosome C3, BOL, whole genome shotgun sequence, a single genomic window includes:
- the LOC106333282 gene encoding SWR1 complex subunit 6-like, whose protein sequence is MEEEMANRRVSSRTRKVASKMAAALTSTDNRTQAAIARLEALENDNGAVEVVDLNDDGEASLDEDDDLGYVQKKQHKGSKRKTRQAKALEARKAHHKSFTELLQEANLESLPSHVPTYLKAAVGPPSSSSRRHFCTVCGYIAGYSCCLCGMRFCSIRCQNIHKDTRCQKFVA, encoded by the exons ATGGAGGAAGAAATGGCGAATCGTCGAGTGTCGAGTCGGACTCGCAAGGTTGCTTCGAAGATGGCGGCGGCTCTTACAAGCACCGACAATCGAACGCAG GCTGCGATTGCACGGCTGGAAGCTTTGGAGAACGATAATGGAGCTGTGGAGGTGGTTGATTTGAACGATGATGGAGAAGCCTCTCTTGACGAAGACGATGATCTCG GTTACGTGCAGAAGAAGCAACACAAGGGATCAAAGCGTAAAACTCGACAAGCAAAAGCTTTGGAGGCTCGTAAAGCTCATCATAAGTCCTTCACTGAGCTCTTGCAGGAG GCGAATTTGGAATCTTTACCGTCGCATGTGCCCACTTACTTGAAAGCAGCCGTGGGACCTCCGAGTTCGTCTTCTCGTCGCCATTTCTGTACAGTCTGTGGGTACATTGCGGGATATAGTTGCTGCTTATGTGGGATGCGGTTTTGTTCTATTCGTTGTCAAAACATTCACAAGGATACTCGTTGTCAGAAGTTTGTTGCATAG